The following coding sequences lie in one Chelatococcus sp. YT9 genomic window:
- a CDS encoding sugar phosphate isomerase/epimerase and 4-hydroxyphenylpyruvate domain-containing protein → MIPSIATVCVSGTLQEKLEAIAAAGFRAVEIFENDLIAFPGSPAEVRRICADLGLAIVTCQPFRDFEGMPEARRARTFDRAERKFDLLQELGTDLLFVCSNVSPESLGGIDRLAQDFAELGERASRRSMRIGFEALAWGRHVWDYRDAWEIVRRANRDNIGVVLDSFHILSRGLDLTAMTIIPRDKIAMVQMADAPRLQMDHLSWSRHWRCLPGQGDLDLPGFMNALVATGYDGILSLEIFNDRFRAGSARSVALDGHRSLIWLLDDTSRKLGHAVPGAVPMPPPTPVEAVEFIEFAVAEALRPTFEGLLAALGFLRAGAHRSKDVGLWRQGDIRVVLNSDVEGFAHSYQITHGTSVCAIALRVADAQATIRRATALLDTPHTGAVGPGELDIPAVRGLGGSLLYFLDNASALGRWAEVDFAPTGETGADVGLIAVDHISQSMQYEEMLTWVLFYSSLFETTKAPSQAVIDPGGVVQSQVIESGLGDGAGRGLRLILNGSQSHRTLSARFITDFFGSGVQHIAFATANIQATVKALVANGVAMLPIPENYYDDLEARFDLPADELSWLKTLNILYDRDETGVFYQAYTTTLDGGLFFEIVQRDRYSGYGAANAGIRLTAQARLARPATIPAPTRP, encoded by the coding sequence ATGATACCCTCGATAGCTACAGTTTGCGTGTCCGGAACACTTCAGGAGAAGCTCGAGGCCATTGCGGCGGCGGGTTTCCGGGCTGTTGAGATCTTCGAAAATGATCTCATCGCCTTTCCCGGCTCGCCAGCCGAGGTGCGTCGCATATGCGCGGACCTCGGCCTCGCCATCGTGACCTGCCAACCCTTCCGCGATTTCGAGGGCATGCCGGAAGCGCGACGCGCCCGCACCTTCGATCGCGCGGAACGCAAGTTTGATCTCCTTCAGGAACTCGGGACGGATCTCCTCTTCGTCTGCTCCAACGTCTCACCCGAATCCCTCGGCGGGATTGACCGGCTCGCCCAGGATTTCGCGGAACTCGGGGAACGAGCCTCCCGTCGTAGCATGCGGATCGGCTTTGAGGCTCTGGCCTGGGGCCGCCATGTTTGGGACTACCGGGACGCCTGGGAGATCGTCCGGCGCGCGAACCGCGACAATATCGGCGTCGTCCTGGACAGCTTTCACATCCTGTCGCGCGGTCTTGACCTCACGGCCATGACAATCATACCGCGGGACAAGATCGCGATGGTGCAGATGGCGGACGCGCCAAGGCTGCAGATGGATCATCTGTCGTGGAGCAGGCACTGGCGCTGTCTGCCGGGTCAAGGCGACCTCGACCTTCCCGGCTTCATGAATGCGCTCGTCGCGACGGGTTACGATGGCATCCTCTCGCTGGAAATTTTCAATGACCGGTTCCGTGCCGGTTCGGCGCGGTCAGTGGCATTGGATGGGCATCGCTCTCTCATATGGCTGCTGGATGATACCTCGCGAAAGCTGGGCCACGCTGTTCCTGGCGCAGTGCCGATGCCGCCGCCGACGCCGGTGGAAGCGGTCGAATTTATCGAGTTCGCAGTGGCCGAGGCATTGCGGCCGACTTTCGAAGGCCTGCTCGCGGCACTCGGCTTCCTCCGCGCCGGGGCGCACCGCTCCAAGGATGTCGGGCTCTGGCGACAGGGGGATATCCGCGTCGTGCTCAACAGCGACGTCGAAGGCTTCGCCCATAGCTACCAGATCACGCACGGCACATCGGTATGCGCGATAGCACTCAGGGTGGCTGATGCTCAGGCGACTATCCGCCGCGCTACCGCCCTCCTCGATACGCCGCACACCGGCGCTGTGGGCCCTGGCGAACTCGACATTCCTGCGGTCCGGGGACTGGGCGGCAGCCTGCTCTATTTCCTGGACAACGCTTCAGCATTGGGGCGCTGGGCGGAGGTTGACTTCGCGCCGACCGGTGAAACCGGAGCAGACGTCGGCTTGATCGCCGTCGATCATATCTCACAAAGCATGCAATACGAGGAAATGCTGACGTGGGTGCTGTTTTATTCATCGCTGTTCGAGACGACGAAAGCGCCTAGCCAAGCGGTGATCGACCCCGGCGGCGTGGTCCAGAGCCAAGTGATCGAAAGCGGCCTCGGCGATGGAGCTGGACGGGGCTTGCGTCTTATCCTCAACGGCTCGCAAAGTCACAGAACGCTGTCGGCGCGGTTTATCACGGACTTCTTCGGCTCGGGTGTGCAACATATCGCTTTTGCAACGGCGAATATTCAGGCAACGGTCAAGGCTCTCGTTGCCAACGGTGTCGCGATGCTGCCAATTCCGGAGAATTATTACGACGACCTCGAAGCACGGTTTGATCTTCCGGCGGATGAGCTCAGTTGGCTGAAGACGCTCAACATTCTCTATGATCGCGACGAAACCGGTGTGTTCTATCAGGCCTACACGACAACCCTCGACGGCGGCTTGTTCTTCGAGATCGTGCAACGCGACAGATACAGCGGATATGGTGCCGCCAACGCCGGGATTCGCTTAACCGCGCAGGCGCGCCTCGCACGGCCGGCGACCATTCCGGCGCCGACAAGGCCCTGA
- a CDS encoding zinc-binding alcohol dehydrogenase family protein, which produces MKSIVCLAPHQIIQERRAAPGKLLEGWVLLDVSHVGICGTDYHIYEGKHPFLEYPRVIGHEISGVVSQAHPSSGFAAGETVVVNPYLSCGVCGACRKGKPNCCERIEVLGVHRDGGMCEQIAVPATNLYHANGLSPRDAAMVEFLAIGAHAVRRAGEKDGVALIVGAGPIGLGVAIFARIAGLDVTIADVDAGRLTQAQRVLGEVRSVVVGDAEALARVQALEPGGFDVVFDATGNARSIMSGFSFVAHGGTYVLVSVVKDDITFSDPEFHKREMSLIGSRNATAADFEHVIASIGSGAVPLDALATHETTLDTVVTDLPRWAREKEGLIKALVRI; this is translated from the coding sequence ATGAAATCAATCGTATGTCTCGCGCCCCATCAGATCATTCAGGAGAGGCGAGCTGCACCGGGGAAGCTCTTGGAAGGCTGGGTCCTTCTTGACGTAAGTCACGTGGGCATTTGCGGCACGGACTACCATATCTACGAAGGGAAGCATCCCTTTCTGGAATATCCCCGCGTGATCGGTCACGAAATTTCGGGCGTGGTCTCGCAGGCTCATCCGTCTTCCGGCTTTGCGGCTGGCGAGACGGTGGTGGTTAATCCTTACCTGTCATGCGGGGTTTGCGGGGCCTGTCGCAAGGGGAAGCCGAATTGTTGCGAGCGCATTGAGGTTCTCGGCGTGCATCGCGACGGCGGTATGTGCGAGCAGATCGCAGTTCCCGCCACCAATCTCTACCATGCAAACGGCCTCTCTCCTCGCGATGCGGCTATGGTTGAGTTCCTGGCTATAGGCGCTCATGCGGTGCGTCGGGCAGGGGAGAAGGATGGGGTCGCTCTCATTGTTGGCGCAGGGCCAATCGGCCTTGGTGTTGCGATCTTTGCACGCATCGCCGGCTTGGATGTGACAATCGCCGACGTCGATGCGGGGCGACTGACGCAGGCGCAGCGGGTTCTCGGCGAGGTTCGTTCAGTTGTCGTGGGCGACGCCGAAGCCTTGGCGCGCGTGCAGGCACTCGAGCCGGGCGGCTTCGATGTGGTCTTCGATGCGACAGGTAATGCCAGGTCGATCATGTCAGGCTTTTCCTTCGTCGCACATGGCGGGACCTATGTTCTGGTCAGCGTTGTGAAGGACGACATCACGTTCTCCGACCCGGAGTTCCACAAACGGGAGATGTCGTTGATAGGCAGCCGGAATGCCACGGCCGCTGATTTCGAGCATGTCATCGCGTCGATCGGCAGCGGAGCCGTGCCGCTCGATGCACTCGCGACGCACGAGACGACGCTGGACACTGTGGTCACGGATCTGCCGCGATGGGCCCGGGAAAAAGAAGGTTTGATCAAGGCCCTGGTTCGGATTTGA
- a CDS encoding GntR family transcriptional regulator, with product MKDNSVYKQAYNNCLAVIADLPIGALLGAEPALAKRLHVSRTTVRAILVTLHAAGILKVNGREKRVLRRPRADEYFSETETEPSSQLIERRVKEWLLAGDLRPGDAISSLELARLFNVSTSGIREYLNRFSRYGLIQRRPNASWVFQGFTRDFALELCDIREMFEMRSIHYFTRTLRTEEGRHRLNALEAAHLDLLRRIESGYHEFSRLDESFHRTVNDAANNRFITDFYEIISLIFHYHLQWAKHDERERNEVALHEHLAIIHALKVDDTEGLDKAVRTHMQSARETLLRSI from the coding sequence TTGAAAGACAATTCGGTTTACAAGCAGGCTTACAACAACTGCCTCGCGGTTATCGCAGATCTCCCCATCGGCGCGCTGCTGGGCGCCGAGCCGGCGCTGGCGAAAAGGCTGCACGTAAGCCGCACCACGGTTAGAGCGATCCTCGTTACCCTGCACGCCGCAGGCATCCTCAAGGTGAACGGGCGTGAGAAGCGGGTCTTGCGGCGTCCTCGCGCCGATGAGTACTTTTCGGAAACGGAGACGGAGCCGAGTTCCCAACTGATCGAGCGCCGTGTGAAGGAATGGCTGCTTGCAGGTGACCTTCGGCCAGGAGATGCGATCAGCAGCCTTGAGCTCGCCCGGCTTTTCAACGTCTCGACATCAGGAATTCGCGAGTATCTCAACCGATTCAGCCGCTATGGCCTGATCCAACGTCGCCCGAACGCGAGCTGGGTATTTCAAGGTTTTACCCGGGACTTCGCGCTGGAGCTCTGCGATATACGCGAAATGTTCGAAATGAGATCCATCCACTACTTTACGCGAACACTGCGCACGGAGGAGGGACGCCACAGGCTGAACGCGCTGGAAGCTGCGCATCTTGATCTGCTGCGGCGGATAGAGAGCGGTTATCACGAGTTCTCCAGGCTGGACGAGAGCTTCCATCGTACCGTTAATGACGCAGCGAATAACCGTTTCATAACCGACTTCTACGAGATTATATCATTGATTTTCCACTATCATCTGCAATGGGCCAAGCATGATGAACGCGAGCGCAACGAGGTCGCGCTGCACGAACATCTCGCGATCATTCATGCATTGAAGGTCGATGATACCGAAGGTCTCGACAAAGCGGTGCGGACGCACATGCAATCCGCACGCGAAACACTTCTCCGCTCCATATAA
- a CDS encoding DUF6603 domain-containing protein: MSQNALASLICDIAVAFGSVADIDTPERAAALFAKLGYAVPGATAVGALSRLKSAVAGLGGSVRASASIETDNGKLAANIDLLARLAAVSDAMRQLQSALQGAGVPNLGELVPRLTDHLLLDHIDRALPQLHEGLLLFGLIDCNEEPAAGQPMRRINWRRLGALLTAPGEIARDVYRFDTNLDIDLLLGRLEALMRASGMPGGRYPQSAATKAALGNAGTGLPELRFPFFQKGFTPETYSQFGITISPAEAIGGKRRGVALLPYIRGGNSFQFNVCDRGELVFSSTADIRKVGFTVRPPFTAEGLFDLTGAFGASIAIREKKARAEEVTLIGSPGGTRLSIQGLGFNVFAGTPQGKLDLGVEAEIGAFRFVIDAGEADGFLQKVLSGRHVEAETDLAFGMALLSGFTFRGGGKLALELSTHIYLGPAKLDGIRLGLGPSSDRFSLDTGALLKFDLGPLKAVVEDIGLSTSLDFRPGNLGPAHLSVGFKPPKGVGLSVDAGIVTGGGYLSLDPERGEYAGAIELSFSGIVALKAFGLISTRMPDGSKGFSLVIIISVEFGTGIQLGFGFTLLAVGGLIGLNRTMNLEALMDGVRTGSIESIMFPRDVVANAPKIISDLRTLFPAQEGTFLIGPMAKLGWGTPTLVSVSLGIIIEIPGNIAIIGVLKVAIPAEDAPLIILQVNFAGAIEFDKQRIYFFASLFESRVVFLTIDGEMGLLVAFGDDANFVVSVGGFHPRFAPPPLPFPSPRRISVSLLSTPLSRVRIEGYFAVTANSVQFGARVEVYFGFSALNVKGHLAFDALFQFSPFRFIIEISASLSANVFGAGLFSVRVRGELQGPAKWRIRGQGSISLLFWDVDVDINESWGESADTLLPPIAVLPLLAGEYAKMENWRAILPAGNGLFVTLRKMPAEEAALVLHPVGHLAISQRAVPLAIKLDKIGNQAPSDVNRLTIDVAGGGLAKRDDAFEPFAPAQFQNFSDADKLSRPAFAPEKSGLHLSAAGADLRTSRMVKRIVRYEEIIIDNNFKRFTRRFFLFAGTLFNFFLNGAAITHCALSKAAKKQLDPFEDKITVMPETFTVAFQATNKAFAANAGAFRSEASARQFMNDVVANDPTLMDAVHVIPSYERAA; this comes from the coding sequence ATGTCCCAGAACGCCCTCGCCTCCCTCATCTGCGACATCGCGGTGGCGTTCGGATCGGTCGCCGACATCGATACGCCGGAACGAGCGGCCGCCCTCTTTGCCAAGCTCGGCTATGCCGTGCCGGGGGCCACCGCCGTGGGCGCGCTCTCCCGTCTTAAGAGTGCGGTGGCCGGGCTTGGCGGAAGTGTGCGGGCGTCGGCCAGCATCGAGACCGACAATGGCAAGCTTGCCGCCAATATCGATCTGCTGGCGCGGCTCGCCGCCGTCTCCGATGCCATGCGCCAGCTTCAATCCGCCCTTCAGGGCGCCGGTGTCCCCAACCTCGGCGAGCTCGTGCCACGGCTGACGGACCATCTCCTGCTCGACCATATCGATCGCGCGCTGCCGCAACTGCACGAGGGGTTGCTGCTGTTCGGGCTGATCGATTGCAACGAGGAACCGGCGGCTGGCCAGCCCATGCGGCGCATCAACTGGCGACGCCTTGGCGCCTTGCTCACCGCACCCGGCGAGATCGCCCGGGATGTCTATCGTTTCGACACCAACCTCGATATCGACCTGCTCCTTGGACGCTTGGAGGCGCTGATGCGCGCTTCCGGCATGCCGGGCGGGCGCTATCCGCAATCGGCTGCGACCAAGGCGGCTTTGGGCAACGCCGGCACCGGACTGCCCGAACTGCGTTTCCCCTTCTTCCAGAAAGGCTTTACGCCCGAGACCTACAGCCAGTTCGGCATCACCATTTCGCCGGCCGAGGCCATCGGCGGCAAGCGCCGGGGCGTGGCGCTCCTCCCCTATATCAGGGGCGGCAACAGCTTCCAGTTCAATGTCTGCGACCGGGGTGAGCTCGTCTTTTCGTCCACAGCCGACATTCGCAAGGTCGGCTTTACCGTGCGGCCTCCCTTCACGGCTGAAGGGCTTTTCGATCTCACCGGCGCCTTCGGCGCCAGTATCGCAATTCGCGAGAAGAAGGCCCGTGCTGAGGAAGTCACCCTCATCGGCTCACCCGGCGGCACGCGCCTCTCCATTCAGGGCCTCGGCTTCAATGTCTTTGCCGGCACACCGCAAGGCAAGCTTGACCTCGGCGTCGAAGCCGAGATTGGAGCCTTTCGTTTCGTCATCGATGCCGGCGAGGCAGACGGCTTTCTGCAGAAGGTCCTCTCCGGCCGGCATGTGGAAGCGGAAACAGACCTCGCCTTCGGCATGGCGCTCCTCTCGGGCTTCACCTTCCGCGGTGGCGGCAAGCTCGCGCTGGAGCTCAGCACCCATATCTATCTCGGCCCGGCCAAGCTCGATGGCATCCGGCTCGGGCTCGGCCCGAGCAGCGACCGCTTCAGCCTCGATACGGGCGCGCTGCTGAAGTTCGACCTCGGGCCGCTCAAGGCGGTGGTCGAGGACATCGGCCTTTCGACCAGTCTCGATTTCCGGCCGGGCAATCTCGGTCCCGCGCATCTCAGCGTCGGCTTCAAGCCGCCGAAGGGCGTGGGACTCTCCGTGGATGCGGGCATCGTCACCGGCGGCGGCTATCTCAGCCTCGATCCCGAACGGGGCGAATATGCCGGCGCCATCGAGCTCAGCTTCAGCGGCATCGTCGCGCTCAAGGCCTTCGGGCTCATCTCGACCAGGATGCCCGATGGCTCCAAGGGCTTTTCGCTCGTCATCATCATCTCGGTCGAGTTCGGTACGGGCATCCAGCTCGGCTTCGGCTTCACGCTGCTGGCGGTTGGCGGCCTTATCGGCCTCAACCGGACGATGAATCTCGAAGCGCTGATGGACGGCGTGCGCACCGGCTCCATTGAATCCATCATGTTCCCGCGGGACGTGGTCGCGAACGCACCGAAGATCATCAGCGATCTCAGGACGTTGTTCCCGGCGCAGGAAGGCACCTTCCTCATCGGGCCGATGGCCAAGCTCGGCTGGGGTACGCCGACGCTGGTCAGCGTCTCGCTCGGGATCATCATCGAGATCCCGGGCAACATCGCCATCATCGGGGTCCTGAAGGTGGCGATCCCGGCCGAGGATGCACCGCTTATCATCCTTCAGGTCAATTTCGCCGGCGCCATCGAATTCGACAAGCAACGCATCTATTTCTTCGCCTCGCTGTTTGAATCCCGGGTCGTCTTCCTCACCATCGACGGCGAGATGGGATTGCTCGTGGCCTTTGGCGACGACGCGAATTTCGTCGTCAGCGTCGGTGGTTTCCACCCCCGTTTCGCGCCGCCGCCCCTGCCCTTCCCAAGCCCAAGGCGCATCAGCGTCAGCCTCCTCAGCACACCGTTGTCCCGAGTAAGGATCGAGGGCTATTTCGCCGTCACAGCCAATTCCGTGCAATTCGGGGCGCGGGTCGAGGTCTATTTCGGCTTCAGCGCCCTCAACGTCAAAGGCCATCTCGCCTTCGACGCGCTGTTCCAGTTCTCGCCCTTCCGCTTCATCATCGAGATCTCCGCCTCGCTGTCGGCGAATGTCTTCGGCGCGGGGCTGTTTTCGGTGCGTGTCCGGGGCGAGCTGCAAGGCCCCGCGAAATGGCGCATCAGGGGTCAAGGCTCGATCTCTTTGCTCTTCTGGGATGTCGATGTGGACATCAACGAGAGCTGGGGCGAGAGCGCCGACACCCTGCTGCCGCCGATCGCGGTACTGCCGCTGCTCGCCGGCGAATATGCTAAGATGGAGAACTGGCGGGCAATCCTGCCCGCAGGGAACGGGCTCTTCGTCACGCTGCGCAAGATGCCGGCCGAGGAAGCAGCGCTTGTCCTTCATCCCGTCGGCCACCTGGCGATCAGCCAGCGCGCCGTGCCGCTCGCCATCAAGCTCGACAAGATTGGCAATCAGGCGCCCAGTGACGTCAACCGGCTGACGATCGATGTCGCCGGCGGCGGGCTCGCCAAGCGCGACGACGCCTTCGAGCCCTTCGCGCCGGCGCAGTTCCAGAATTTCTCAGATGCCGACAAGCTGTCGCGGCCAGCCTTCGCGCCGGAGAAATCCGGTTTGCATCTGTCCGCAGCAGGCGCCGATCTGCGGACGAGCCGCATGGTCAAACGCATCGTGCGTTACGAAGAGATCATCATCGACAACAACTTCAAGCGCTTTACGCGGCGCTTCTTCCTCTTCGCCGGCACGCTGTTCAATTTCTTCCTCAACGGCGCGGCGATCACCCATTGCGCGCTCTCGAAGGCCGCCAAGAAGCAGCTCGATCCGTTCGAGGACAAGATCACGGTGATGCCTGAGACCTTTACCGTGGCTTTCCAGGCGACCAACAAGGCCTTCGCCGCCAATGCCGGCGCCTTCCGCAGCGAGGCGAGCGCCCGCCAGTTCATGAATGACGTCGTCGCGAACGATCCCACACTGATGGACGCCGTCCACGTCATTCCAAGCTACGAGCGGGCGGCATGA